The following are encoded together in the Microcoleus sp. FACHB-68 genome:
- a CDS encoding phage Gp37/Gp68 family protein, which produces MASNQTGIEWTDRTWNPTTGCSKVSPGCTHCYAEALTKRFHTNFPTGFDLTLHPERLNYPRHWRKPSRIFVNSMSDLFHEKVPLEFLKQVFNVIGETPWHIYQILTKRHERLLELAPQLDWHENIWMGVSVENQNYVHRVDYLRQVPAAVRFLSCEPLLGALEMDLTGIDWVIVGGESGLKHRSIELDWVKKIQDQCQDAGVAFFFKQWGGRTPKAGGRLLEGQIWDEMPAAWDKYLQQRINDAVKSRRTVKKSNHAILAGR; this is translated from the coding sequence ATGGCTAGCAATCAAACTGGTATAGAATGGACTGACAGAACTTGGAACCCTACAACCGGCTGTAGCAAAGTTAGCCCTGGTTGCACACATTGCTATGCAGAAGCATTAACAAAGCGTTTCCATACAAATTTTCCAACAGGTTTTGACTTAACACTACATCCAGAACGCCTAAATTATCCTAGACACTGGCGCAAACCTAGTCGAATTTTTGTCAACTCAATGAGCGATCTATTCCACGAAAAAGTGCCTCTTGAGTTTCTTAAGCAAGTTTTTAATGTGATAGGTGAAACACCTTGGCACATCTATCAAATTCTCACAAAAAGGCATGAGCGTTTACTTGAGCTTGCGCCTCAATTAGATTGGCATGAAAATATTTGGATGGGAGTGTCTGTAGAAAATCAAAACTACGTTCACCGTGTTGACTACTTGCGACAAGTACCTGCAGCGGTGCGATTCCTATCATGCGAACCACTTTTAGGCGCTTTGGAAATGGACTTGACAGGTATAGACTGGGTCATTGTTGGAGGAGAGTCAGGTTTAAAACATCGTTCTATAGAACTAGATTGGGTGAAGAAGATTCAGGATCAATGTCAGGACGCAGGGGTAGCATTTTTCTTCAAGCAATGGGGAGGTAGAACACCTAAAGCGGGCGGGAGATTGCTAGAGGGGCAAATTTGGGATGAAATGCCGGCAGCATGGGATAAATACCTTCAACAGAGGATTAATGATGCTGTGAAATCTAGACGCACAGTAAAGAAATCTAATCATGCTATTTTGGCGGGAAGGTAA
- a CDS encoding DUF2945 domain-containing protein — MTEEFKKGDPVEWKTSQGKTTGQVKKKLTSPTDIKGHHVAASKDNPEYLVESDKTGKEAAHKPDALEKVEE; from the coding sequence TTGACAGAGGAATTCAAAAAAGGCGACCCCGTTGAGTGGAAAACCTCACAAGGCAAAACAACCGGCCAGGTCAAGAAAAAGCTTACCTCACCCACAGACATTAAAGGGCATCACGTCGCTGCCTCAAAAGACAATCCAGAATACCTCGTTGAGAGCGACAAAACCGGCAAAGAAGCCGCCCATAAGCCTGACGCCCTTGAAAAGGTAGAGGAGTAA
- a CDS encoding DUF3140 domain-containing protein, translating to MSKNATSVIDEFRQVVNMTPSELESWLETDESKAVGQKDGDSESTGHKSGRRIIELLHKKPTDCNEDDLSHMKKVISYVHRHTAQQPSGDIEDTRWRYSLMNWGHDPLK from the coding sequence ATGAGTAAAAATGCGACATCCGTCATTGACGAATTTCGTCAAGTCGTCAACATGACTCCCTCTGAACTTGAGTCTTGGCTAGAGACAGACGAATCAAAGGCAGTCGGTCAAAAGGATGGAGACTCGGAATCAACAGGACACAAATCTGGCCGGCGCATCATCGAACTGCTCCACAAGAAACCGACTGACTGCAACGAAGATGACTTATCGCACATGAAAAAAGTCATCAGTTACGTCCACCGGCATACCGCACAGCAACCATCGGGCGACATTGAGGACACACGCTGGCGGTACTCTCTGATGAACTGGGGTCACGATCCACTCAAGTAA
- a CDS encoding pentapeptide repeat-containing protein produces MRVEELLSRYAAGERDFREANLIGSNLERANLAGANLSGAYLSAANLSRAILTGSNLSGAFLNRADLSFAKINEARLTEADLTKANLKGAYLVKSLLSEAKLTGAILSGVNLSLSNLRGVNLCGADLRGINLRSANLREANLNWANLSGARLSGAQLRGVSFNGVNLSGAYLNGVDLNAVDLDGVNLSDTKLSGANLSGANLSAANLSSAQLRVTLLSRINLHAANLHQASLNKADLCEANLSKADLSEANLSEADLTGANLNKASLHNADLSWASLREAYLWGANLNVAGMRGTDLSGASLRGAYLESVDWQEAILTGATMPDGTIHE; encoded by the coding sequence ATGCGTGTTGAAGAATTGTTGAGCCGATACGCAGCCGGCGAAAGAGATTTTAGAGAAGCGAATCTCATTGGGAGCAACTTAGAGAGAGCAAACCTGGCAGGAGCAAACTTGTCAGGAGCGTACTTGTCTGCCGCTAACCTCAGTCGGGCAATTCTTACCGGATCAAACTTGTCGGGCGCTTTCCTAAATCGGGCAGATTTGAGTTTTGCCAAGATAAATGAGGCAAGACTCACAGAAGCAGACTTAACAAAAGCCAATTTGAAGGGAGCTTATTTAGTTAAGTCGCTGCTGAGTGAAGCCAAACTAACTGGGGCAATTCTTTCGGGAGTGAACTTGAGTTTATCTAACTTGCGCGGAGTGAATTTATGTGGCGCAGACTTGCGGGGAATTAATTTGCGTTCTGCGAATTTAAGGGAAGCGAATTTAAATTGGGCAAACCTGAGTGGGGCGAGATTGAGTGGCGCTCAGTTGCGAGGTGTGTCATTTAATGGAGTGAATTTAAGTGGCGCTTATCTTAATGGCGTAGATTTGAATGCAGTAGATTTGGATGGAGTGAATTTAAGTGACACAAAACTGAGTGGCGCAAATCTCAGCGGAGCGAATTTATCGGCGGCAAATTTAAGTTCAGCTCAGTTACGTGTAACACTTCTGTCTCGGATAAATTTACACGCTGCAAATCTGCATCAAGCTTCTCTCAATAAAGCAGATTTATGTGAGGCAAACTTGAGTAAGGCGGATTTAAGTGAGGCAAATTTAAGTGAGGCAGACTTGACTGGCGCAAATTTAAATAAGGCAAGCCTGCATAATGCAGATTTGAGCTGGGCGAGTTTGCGCGAAGCTTATTTGTGGGGGGCAAATTTGAATGTTGCGGGAATGCGTGGGACAGATTTGAGTGGCGCTAGCCTACGGGGGGCGTATTTAGAATCCGTTGATTGGCAGGAGGCAATTTTAACCGGCGCAACAATGCCGGATGGCACAATTCACGAGTAG
- a CDS encoding pentapeptide repeat-containing protein codes for MNEYELIKRYTAGERDFKGANLPEANLIGATLASVNLSGANLTEASLARTDLSRASLLETKFNGAFLYGADMSFVKLKGSNLIETDLTKADLRGAQLANVDLTGAKLSGAILSWVSLYRANLRGVNLCGANLNGINLRSANLDGANLNWTNLSGARLSGASLKGAQLNGVKLSRAFLNGLSLEGVNFSGLELSEVKLNGAKLGGANLAGADLTGAQLRLVSFEEGNLKQADLHQSVLKDGHFNGANLMKTDLREADLRNADLSGANLNLANLAGADLSGANLQGAYLWGAELDGANFEGADLRGASLRDAAMTGANWRNAIFDGAVMPDGQLCA; via the coding sequence ATGAATGAATATGAACTGATCAAGCGCTACACCGCTGGCGAGAGAGATTTTAAGGGAGCCAACTTACCAGAGGCCAACTTGATTGGAGCCACACTGGCCAGCGTGAACCTATCCGGAGCAAATCTAACAGAAGCATCTCTGGCAAGAACTGATTTGAGTCGCGCCTCCCTGCTCGAAACTAAATTCAATGGAGCCTTCTTGTACGGGGCCGATATGAGTTTTGTCAAGCTGAAGGGAAGTAATCTCATAGAAACAGACTTGACGAAAGCCGATCTTAGAGGGGCACAACTCGCGAACGTGGATCTAACAGGCGCTAAACTTAGTGGAGCCATCCTCAGTTGGGTCAGCCTTTATCGCGCTAATTTGCGGGGAGTCAACCTGTGTGGCGCGAACCTCAATGGCATTAACCTGCGCTCAGCCAACCTTGACGGCGCAAACTTGAACTGGACTAACCTCAGTGGAGCGAGATTGAGCGGAGCCTCGCTTAAAGGCGCACAACTCAACGGAGTTAAATTGAGTCGGGCATTTCTCAATGGACTGAGCCTAGAAGGTGTCAATTTCAGCGGACTTGAGCTGAGTGAGGTCAAACTCAATGGAGCCAAATTAGGTGGAGCCAACCTTGCCGGCGCTGATTTAACCGGCGCTCAATTGCGCTTAGTTAGCTTTGAAGAAGGCAATCTCAAACAAGCAGACTTGCATCAGAGTGTCCTCAAAGACGGTCACTTCAATGGGGCGAATTTGATGAAAACCGATTTACGGGAAGCAGACTTGCGGAATGCAGACCTGAGCGGGGCCAACCTGAACTTGGCCAACCTCGCTGGGGCCGATTTAAGCGGGGCCAACTTGCAGGGTGCCTACCTCTGGGGCGCAGAGCTGGATGGGGCTAACTTTGAGGGGGCCGACCTCCGGGGAGCCAGTCTGCGCGATGCGGCAATGACTGGGGCGAACTGGCGCAATGCGATTTTTGATGGAGCAGTGATGCCGGATGGCCAGCTTTGCGCTTAG
- a CDS encoding three-Cys-motif partner protein TcmP: MSNSSFFDKSKEQSLVKAEIVAKYFWAWAKVVTPHAKTRGHNIAYIDLFSGPGRYQDGSKSTPLLILERAIADPDMREMLMTIFNDRDSNNTQSLQQAISSLANIESLRHQPRVLNEEVGEKFVRMFEQFRLVPTLFFIDPWGYKGLSIRLIGSLIRNWGCDCIFFFNYNRINMSLGNKVVEEHMNALFGKERADVLRKKLNPMPSYERELTVLEAISEALKEIGGKYVLPFCFKNDEATRTSHHLIFVSKNVLGYSIMKEIMAKESTTSDQGVPSFDYNPATIYQPLLFELSRPLDELENMLLDEFAGKTLAMKDVYNQHHVGKRYISKNYKDVLLKLEQQGKIIADPPTPPRKKNTFGDKVKVTFPPK; the protein is encoded by the coding sequence ATGAGCAATAGTTCTTTCTTTGATAAATCTAAAGAACAGTCTTTGGTCAAAGCTGAAATAGTGGCTAAATACTTTTGGGCTTGGGCCAAAGTCGTTACCCCTCACGCTAAGACAAGGGGGCATAATATTGCTTATATTGATTTATTTTCTGGGCCTGGTCGATACCAAGATGGCTCTAAGTCTACTCCTTTACTGATTTTGGAGCGTGCTATTGCAGATCCAGATATGCGAGAAATGTTAATGACTATCTTTAATGATAGAGACTCCAATAACACGCAGTCACTCCAACAAGCCATAAGTTCCCTAGCTAATATAGAGAGTTTGAGACATCAACCTAGAGTTTTAAATGAGGAGGTAGGAGAAAAATTTGTCCGAATGTTTGAACAATTTAGGCTAGTACCAACCTTATTTTTTATTGACCCCTGGGGATATAAAGGATTATCAATAAGACTGATCGGATCGTTAATAAGGAATTGGGGGTGTGACTGTATATTCTTCTTTAACTATAATCGAATAAATATGAGTTTGGGTAATAAAGTTGTTGAAGAACACATGAACGCCCTGTTTGGTAAAGAACGAGCCGATGTCCTGCGAAAGAAACTAAACCCCATGCCTTCCTACGAACGGGAATTAACTGTGCTAGAAGCTATTTCTGAAGCTCTCAAAGAAATAGGTGGTAAATATGTGCTGCCATTTTGCTTTAAAAACGATGAAGCTACAAGAACTAGCCATCACCTAATTTTTGTTTCTAAAAATGTCCTGGGCTACTCTATCATGAAAGAAATTATGGCTAAAGAAAGCACAACCTCAGACCAAGGAGTGCCATCTTTTGATTACAATCCGGCTACGATATATCAACCTTTACTTTTTGAGCTATCACGACCGCTTGATGAACTTGAAAATATGTTACTCGATGAGTTTGCTGGTAAGACACTGGCAATGAAAGATGTTTATAACCAGCATCACGTAGGCAAACGCTACATTAGCAAAAATTACAAAGATGTGCTGTTGAAACTAGAGCAGCAAGGCAAAATCATAGCCGATCCACCTACTCCCCCACGAAAGAAGAATACATTTGGAGATAAGGTAAAAGTTACCTTCCCGCCAAAATAG